Proteins from a single region of Oncorhynchus tshawytscha isolate Ot180627B linkage group LG03, Otsh_v2.0, whole genome shotgun sequence:
- the ctps1b gene encoding CTP synthase 1b — MKYILVTGGVISGIGKGIIASSVGLILKSCGLHVTAIKIDPYINIDAGTFSPYEHGEVFVLDDGGEVDLDLGNYERFLDIRLTRDNNLTTGKIYQSVINKERRGDYLGKTVQVVPHITDAIQEWVVKQAKISVDDDGVEPQVCVIELGGTVGDIESMPFIEAFRQFQFKVKRDNFCNIHVSLVPQPSATGEQKTKPTQNSVRELRGLGLSPDLIMCRCATPLENAVKEKISMFCHVEPTQVICVADVSSIYRVPLLLEEQGVVGYICQRLDLPIEMRARKMLTKWKEMSDRSDRLLEHVSIALVGKYTKFSDSYASVIKALEHSALAINHKLEIKFIDSADLEPNTLQEEPVKYHEAWQKLCSADGVLVPGGFGVRGTEGKIQAISWARKKKKPFLGVCLGMQLAVCEFARNVLGWQDANSTEFHPESKHPVVIDMPEHNPGQMGGTMRLGKRRTIFKSNTSILRKLYGDAEYVDERHRHRFEVNPELKHHFEERGFHFVGQDVEGERMEVIELDDHAYFVGVQYHPEFTSRPIKPSPPYFGLLLAAAGKLQSYLQKGCRLSPRDTYSDRSDSSSPDSEIAELKF, encoded by the exons ATGAAGTACATCTTGGTCACTGGAGGTGTCATATCTGGAATTGGCAAGGGCATCATTGCCAGTAGTGTGGGCTTAATCCTGAAGTCCTGTGGTCTGCATGTGACTGCCATCAAAATCGACCCCTACATCAACATTGATGCTGGCACCTTCTCACCTTATGAACATG GTGAAGTGTTTGTGTTGGACGATGGAGGTGAGGTGGACCTGGATTTAGGAAACTACGAGCGCTTCCTGGACATCAGGTTAACCAGGGACAACAACCTGACCACGGGCAAAATCTACCAGTCTGTCATCaacaaggagaggaggggagactaCTTGGGCAAAACTGTACAGG TGGTGCCACACATCACAGATGCCATTCAGGAGTGGGTGGTGAAGCAGGCCAAGATCTCAGTGGATGACGATGGGGTGGAGCCACAAGTCTGTGTTATAGAG TTGGGAGGCACTGTGGGAGACATTGAAAGCATGCCATTTATCGAGGCCTTCAGACAGTTCCAGTTCAAGGTGAAGAGGGATAACTTCTGCAACATTCATGTCAGCTTAGTCCCACAG CCCAGTGCCACAGGAGAACAGAAGACGAAACCCACTCAGAACAGTGTCCGAGAGCTCCGTGGACTAGGACTCTCCCCAGATCTG ATCATGTGCCGCTGTGCGACACCTCTGGAGAACGCTGTCAAAGAGAAGATCTCCATGTTTTGTCACGTAGAGCCCACGCAG gTGATCTGCGTGGCAGATGTGTCGTCCATCTACAGAGTACCCCTACTACTGGAGGAGCAGGGGGTGGTGGGCTATATCTGCCAGCGGCTGGACCTGCCTATTGAGATGAGGGCCAGGAAGATGCTCACCAAGTGGAAGGAGATGTCCGACAG GTCTGACCGACTCCTGGAACATGTGTCCATCGCCCTGGTAGGGAAGTACACAAAGTTCTCTGACTCATATGCCTCTGTCATCAAGGCCCTGGAGCACTCAGCCCTCGCCATCAACCACAAACTAGAGATCAAG TTCATCGACTCTGCAGACCTAGAGCCAAATACACTGCAGGAGGAGCCTGTGAAGTACCACGAGGCCTGGCAGAAACTCTGCAGTGCTGA TGGTGTCTTGGTACCTGGAGGCTTCGGTGTACGGGGGACAGAGGGGAAAATCCAGGCTATCAGCTGGGCAAGGAAAAAGAAAAAGCCATTTTTAG GGGTATGTTTGGGCATGCAGTTGGCAGTGTGTGAATTTGCCCGCAATGTTCTTGGCTGGCAAG ATGCAAACTCTACTGAATTCCACCCAGAATCTAAACACCCTGTG GTGATTGACATGCCAGAACACAACCCTGGGCAGATGGGTGGGACTATGAGGTTGGGGAAGAGGCGGACCATCTTCAAATCCAACACCAGCATTTTGA GAAAGCTGTATGGTGATGCTGAATATGTTGACGAGAGGCATCGTCATCGTTTTGAG GTGAACCCTGAGCTGAAGCACCACTTTGAGGAGAGGGGCTTCCATTTTGTCGGCCAAgacgtagagggagagaggatggaggtcaTTGAGCTGGATG ATCATGCCTATTTTGTTGGAGTGCAGTACCACCCAGAGTTCACTTCTCGTCCCATCAAGCCCTCGCCCCCCTACTTTGGCCTCCTGCTGGCTGCAGCAGGGAAACTCCAGAGCTACCTACAGAAAGGTTGTCGCCTCTCACCACG agacacatacagtgaCCGCAGCGACAGCAGCTCTCCAGACTCTGAGATCGCTGAACTGAAATTCTAG